Genomic window (Leptospira bouyouniensis):
AGTAGTTGGTTACGTCAACAAAAGGATCGATATGATTTTTTTGTAATGATGGGTGTATTTGAAAGGCAACTTCCACCTGGTCATCGAGTAGAGTAGGCACAACGATATTACAAGAAACACAATGGAATTCTTTTCCTTCGATATCGTCGAGTTTATGGTGGCTATGTACGATTCCTCCACACATTGGACAAATCAAATTATAGGCAAAATCAAATAGTCCCACCTTTGCCGCATGCACAAAAAAATCTACTGAATCATTTTCGCTTAAACTATGTTCGGCGGCAAATTTCAAAGGATTGATCCGGAGTAATTTCCAATCATCAGAATGGTTTACATAATTTTCCGCTATTTGTAATATCTTTGAGTTTAAAACGGGAAAGGATCTCAGGGTGTCAAATTTTTGTTTGATGATAGAATCTTTCAATCTGTACCTTCTAACTTCGCAACGTAAGGTAAATTACGATATTTACCTTTGAAATCTAATCCATACCCCACAAGGAAATCATCTTCGATGATAAAACCTGGGTAATCGACAAGGATATGAGGATTAGCCTTTTGTTGTTTCCAGAAAAGAGCAGCCACTTTGAGATCCTTAGGTTTTTGTTTTTGGACTTCTAAAAGAAGGTATTCCAAAGTTTTTCCAGTATCCACGATGTCTTCGACTAACAAAACAGATTTATTATGGACTGATTTTTTTAGTTCTTTTGTAATTTTGAATTCTCCAGAAGTAGTCCCATCACCATAGGAAGATGCCGCCATAAAATCCACTTCGTGGGGGATGGCAATACTCCTACAAAGATCAGCTGTAAAGATAAACCCTCCGTTGAGAATTCCAATGACAACCAAATCTTTACTCAAAAAATCTCTAGAGATTTCGCGTGCCAATTCTTCCACGCGGTGATGGATACGTTCTTCTGAATATAAAGGTTTCATTCTTTTCCTATTTGCCCAGGGATCCAGAATACTACTAATTGGCAACTTCCCCAACTAAGATTTTTCCAAGTATCTTCAGAAAAACTAAGTCCTAAAAAGGAAGCGGTCGGGAATTTATGAAATATGGATTGGTCCTTGTCACCCAAAAGAAGGGCAGAACCAAAGGACTCTAATCCAGGATTGTGTCCAACGAGGCAAACGGAACGGGTACTTGCAGCAAGCCCATGTAATACAAATAACAAATCTTCTTGATCCGCATCGTATATTGATTCTCGGATTTCAGGTTTGGGAAATCTAAGGATTTCCTTTCGTAGAGAAGCATAGGTTTTCAATGTTCGTTCGGCTGGCGAGACCAAACATTGGTCAAATTCAAATCGACTTTCTTTGAGATAATCCCGTAAGGCTTTGGATTGTTCTTTTCCCCTGCGGGACAAGGAACGATCTAAATCTGTCTCGTATGGCTCGTCCCATTCAGACTTAGCATGTCTGAGTAAATAGATATGTTTCATACATATAGATTAGTCTAAACATATGACTTAGAAATCACGAAATCGCTATTTTTGTATTTCTTTTTCGTATTTAGAAATGAGTTCGTTGTTGTTTTTACAGGAAAACTTTGTCCTCATTTGGTTTAAGTGGTATTCCACTGTTTTTCTTGATTTTTGGATCCTGTCAGCCACTTCGTTTTGGGAAAGTCCTTGGACGAGAAGGTTTAGGATTTCCATTTGGAATGGTGAAAACGGAAGTTGGACTTTGCTCACACCATCCGAGACAAAGGAGCCACCTTTCATCACAAGTTGAATGACTTCTGGTAGTTTTGAGATGGGATCTGATTTGAGCATGTAACCATCTGCCTTCGATTTAAGAGCATCTTCCACATACACACGGCTTCCATGTAAGGAAAAAATGATGACTTTGGTAGGTTGGTGTTTTTCTTTGATTTCTCTTAAAACATCGATTCCGTTTCGGTCTGGAAGATCAATATCGAGGACTAATAAATCGATGGGATTTGATTCAATGAATTGAAACAAATCAGCGGCCGTTCGAAATTCTCCGGCAAGAGAAAAGAAAGGATTGGATTTCAGAATAGATATGATTCCTTCAGTGACAACGGAATGGTCTTCTAAGATGGCAATTTTAACGGATTCCACAGCCTTATGATTTTCAGCGTCTCCATCTCATCTATCCAAAAATCTTTTTCTGACTTAGTAAAATTTTGTCGTTATCCCTTAATTTTCGTCTTTTCCCTTTTGGTCTCTCTCTCGTGCCACTTGGAAGTTTCCCCAACCTTACTCGCGAAAGATGGTGTTTTGGACGCTAGTTCGGTCGATTTATCACAGGAAGCGGTGAACTTGATTGGAAAATGGGAATTTCATTGGAATGAATTTTTAGATCCAAATGAAACTTCACGAACCAATATATCATACCTCCAAGTTGGTGTTCCGTGGTTTTCTCAAGTCAATGAAGATGGAGATGACTATCCCAGTTTCGGGTATGCCACATATCGTCTAACTATTTTATTACCAAAAAAAAATAAAGAGAGGGAGACTTACGCACTACTAATACCAGTGCTTCACAGCGCATATAAAATTTACGCCAATGGTAAGTTAGTTGCTGAGAATGGAGTGATTGGAAAAAATATTGAAACACACAAACCATCTTTTCATACCAAAATTGTTCCTTTGTTAGACCTGGAACAAAATATAGATT
Coding sequences:
- a CDS encoding response regulator transcription factor, with the protein product MESVKIAILEDHSVVTEGIISILKSNPFFSLAGEFRTAADLFQFIESNPIDLLVLDIDLPDRNGIDVLREIKEKHQPTKVIIFSLHGSRVYVEDALKSKADGYMLKSDPISKLPEVIQLVMKGGSFVSDGVSKVQLPFSPFQMEILNLLVQGLSQNEVADRIQKSRKTVEYHLNQMRTKFSCKNNNELISKYEKEIQK
- a CDS encoding SixA phosphatase family protein, giving the protein MKHIYLLRHAKSEWDEPYETDLDRSLSRRGKEQSKALRDYLKESRFEFDQCLVSPAERTLKTYASLRKEILRFPKPEIRESIYDADQEDLLFVLHGLAASTRSVCLVGHNPGLESFGSALLLGDKDQSIFHKFPTASFLGLSFSEDTWKNLSWGSCQLVVFWIPGQIGKE
- the hpt gene encoding hypoxanthine phosphoribosyltransferase, with product MKPLYSEERIHHRVEELAREISRDFLSKDLVVIGILNGGFIFTADLCRSIAIPHEVDFMAASSYGDGTTSGEFKITKELKKSVHNKSVLLVEDIVDTGKTLEYLLLEVQKQKPKDLKVAALFWKQQKANPHILVDYPGFIIEDDFLVGYGLDFKGKYRNLPYVAKLEGTD